From the genome of Sphingobacterium kitahiroshimense, one region includes:
- a CDS encoding MbnP family protein produces the protein MKNYSKKGAFSLFSCILLLTACEKETIVQTSVDSGPGSTTLVFDARYGDADFELNKAYDFKLSNATGQFDLKYEFSQLRYWVSNVRLVNAAGEEFKVPESYYLIEENVEIPVQEGSFDKKYPANKREQVQISSIPAGDYTAIKFAVGVDSKYNDNLTLRAGELSSLNGMAFENWMWFTSYKFFVVNGKMTWVKAAPEAPALQTFFWDFASNDLYTEKEIKLDKAITINAQMKSNINLELDVKKVIDIENPWSNRLISASKKELMTQLKDNLLTKAITLKSTSSTAIAK, from the coding sequence ATGAAAAACTATTCAAAAAAAGGAGCATTTAGCCTATTTTCCTGCATCCTATTATTGACAGCATGTGAAAAAGAAACAATTGTTCAAACTTCAGTTGATTCTGGCCCAGGAAGTACAACATTGGTTTTTGATGCACGATATGGTGACGCTGACTTCGAATTGAACAAAGCATACGATTTCAAACTCAGCAATGCTACTGGTCAGTTTGATCTAAAATATGAGTTCAGCCAGCTTCGTTATTGGGTCAGCAACGTTCGTTTAGTCAATGCTGCTGGCGAAGAATTCAAAGTACCAGAATCCTACTACCTCATCGAAGAAAATGTGGAAATTCCTGTACAAGAGGGATCATTTGACAAAAAATATCCTGCAAATAAAAGAGAACAGGTGCAGATAAGTTCTATACCAGCAGGTGATTATACTGCTATAAAATTTGCGGTCGGAGTAGATTCAAAATACAACGATAATTTAACCCTACGTGCTGGCGAATTATCCTCCTTAAATGGTATGGCTTTTGAAAATTGGATGTGGTTCACCAGTTATAAGTTTTTTGTGGTAAATGGAAAAATGACCTGGGTAAAAGCAGCTCCGGAAGCTCCTGCTTTACAAACATTCTTTTGGGACTTCGCTTCCAATGATCTCTATACGGAGAAAGAAATTAAACTAGATAAAGCGATCACTATTAATGCGCAGATGAAATCAAATATCAACTTAGAATTGGATGTCAAAAAAGTAATCGATATCGAAAACCCATGGTCCAACAGATTGATCAGCGCATCCAAAAAGGAGCTCATGACCCAGTTAAAAGACAATCTGCTTACCAAGGCCATCACCTTAAAAAGCACAAGTTCGACTGCTATAGCAAAATAG
- a CDS encoding transporter, whose translation MNTYKHLKKNTIYGLLTVLACGLMIPISKACDICGCGVGSYYIGILPDFNKRFIGLRYQHKSLLTHLGPTGNRTPITADETYQSMEMWGAWNIGQRWRVMAILPYNFNTRTIKGSGEQGKKNGMGDVVAMGYFKIFEEAKGTASNKMLVHSLWIGAGVKAPTGKYDASERSNAAQDSPNNFQLGTASTDFMFNLAYDVRLMDLGLNVNTTYKLNTENKYDYRYANKFTANALAYYKFNIRDKVRIAPNAGVTYETQPQDVVFGKYDVAQSGGNSTTGIIGIEVNIGKISFGGNYQSPLSQNLAGGRVEAGDRFLTHLSYSF comes from the coding sequence ATGAATACATACAAACACCTTAAAAAAAATACGATATACGGTCTATTGACCGTATTAGCATGCGGACTGATGATCCCTATCTCAAAAGCATGTGATATCTGTGGATGTGGTGTCGGCAGTTATTACATTGGTATTTTACCAGACTTCAATAAACGCTTTATTGGGCTTCGCTATCAACATAAATCGCTTCTCACACACTTAGGACCTACCGGCAATCGCACGCCAATTACCGCCGATGAAACCTATCAGAGCATGGAAATGTGGGGTGCATGGAATATCGGTCAGCGGTGGCGGGTAATGGCAATTTTGCCCTATAACTTCAACACGCGTACCATAAAAGGCAGCGGAGAGCAGGGGAAGAAAAATGGAATGGGTGATGTCGTAGCAATGGGCTATTTCAAAATTTTTGAAGAAGCGAAAGGCACCGCATCCAACAAAATGCTCGTCCACTCGTTATGGATAGGCGCAGGTGTAAAAGCACCTACGGGCAAGTACGATGCAAGCGAACGCAGTAATGCGGCTCAGGACTCACCAAATAACTTTCAATTGGGTACCGCCAGTACAGACTTTATGTTCAATCTTGCCTATGATGTAAGGCTGATGGATCTAGGTCTGAATGTCAATACCACATACAAATTGAACACCGAAAACAAATACGATTACAGATACGCCAATAAATTCACTGCCAATGCACTCGCATATTATAAATTTAATATACGCGATAAGGTACGAATAGCACCTAATGCTGGTGTCACTTATGAGACACAGCCACAGGATGTCGTCTTTGGAAAATATGATGTCGCACAGTCTGGCGGAAACTCCACCACAGGAATTATAGGTATAGAAGTCAATATCGGAAAAATATCATTCGGCGGTAACTATCAATCCCCTTTAAGCCAAAATCTTGCTGGCGGGCGTGTAGAAGCTGGCGATCGGTTTCTGACCCATTTGTCCTACAGCTTTTAA
- a CDS encoding cytochrome-c peroxidase — MKKIFVLIGIVALVWACKKGEDSIPDLFTGFLKPSNFPEPTYNFSRNMITKEGFELGKRLFYEPRLSRNNTVACGSCHIQSAAFTHHGHDVSHGIDDRLGIRNPMPIMNMAWQKEFFWDGGVFDLDLAAVNAITNPVEMDETVPNVLRKLRAHPDYPALFKKAFGTDEITDARFFKALSQYMLMAVSNNAKYDHVMRKEAGYAFTEQEQKGYLFYQKNCSSCHNEPLFTDRSYRNNGLSPNRANDTGRDSVTLNPADRYKFKVPSLRNISYTAPYMHDGRFLTLNRVIEHYRTGMVDSPTLDPIFRQADGSLGIKMSDSEKDNLIAFLKTLDDRDFLTNKLLAEPEINSGFVVN, encoded by the coding sequence ATGAAAAAAATATTTGTGCTAATTGGAATTGTTGCCCTCGTATGGGCATGCAAAAAAGGTGAAGACTCAATTCCTGACCTCTTCACAGGCTTCTTGAAACCAAGTAATTTTCCTGAGCCAACTTATAATTTTTCTAGAAACATGATTACAAAAGAAGGCTTTGAATTGGGCAAGCGTCTTTTTTACGAACCGCGCTTATCCCGTAACAATACCGTTGCCTGTGGCAGTTGCCACATCCAGTCTGCAGCATTTACCCATCATGGTCACGATGTGAGTCACGGTATTGATGATCGGCTAGGCATACGCAATCCTATGCCTATTATGAACATGGCTTGGCAAAAAGAATTCTTTTGGGACGGAGGTGTCTTTGATTTAGATCTTGCAGCAGTCAACGCGATCACAAATCCTGTTGAAATGGATGAAACAGTACCCAATGTGCTTAGAAAATTAAGAGCACATCCTGATTATCCTGCGCTATTTAAAAAAGCCTTTGGGACAGATGAAATAACCGATGCACGCTTTTTCAAAGCCCTATCGCAATATATGTTAATGGCTGTAAGCAACAATGCTAAATACGATCATGTGATGCGCAAAGAAGCAGGATATGCCTTTACTGAACAAGAACAAAAAGGCTATCTTTTTTACCAAAAAAACTGTTCATCCTGCCACAACGAGCCCCTGTTTACCGATAGAAGCTACCGTAATAATGGACTTTCTCCTAATCGGGCTAACGACACCGGTCGAGATTCTGTGACCTTAAATCCCGCCGATAGATATAAATTCAAAGTGCCTAGCCTTCGTAATATTTCCTATACCGCACCTTACATGCACGATGGACGTTTTCTGACCTTAAATCGGGTTATTGAACATTACCGGACAGGAATGGTTGATTCCCCTACCCTTGACCCCATTTTTAGACAAGCGGATGGATCGTTAGGTATAAAAATGAGTGACAGTGAAAAAGATAATCTGATTGCATTTTTAAAAACTTTAGATGACCGGGATTTCTTGACCAATAAGCTATTGGCAGAACCCGAAATAAATTCGGGCTTTGTTGTCAATTGA
- a CDS encoding helix-turn-helix domain-containing protein: MVIKTENINTISLNNIDPDHIGLIVYNLKDDYSCLQNLHLPNRRTFYTVIYLTSGLITLNIDKYNCQLQQQQVMFFSPSTVLSLLTENDQKDGWVILFEEHFFTQRYNDNVLHHFSFLKTQKMQPQNVAVEQQLGWPMILETMHREYLFSHPDAKNILRSYLNIFLGTLSRNVNTEGTEIPKNEKEEKVISFERLISEQFAHERLPSFYADQLFISTNYLNRLCQERRGISAGQLIRERVLMEAERLLIHTYKNISEISFELGFENVSYFITFFKKKYGVSPEEFRKKQ, from the coding sequence ATGGTTATAAAAACAGAAAATATTAACACAATATCATTAAACAATATTGATCCCGATCATATTGGCTTAATCGTATACAATCTAAAAGATGACTATAGTTGTCTTCAAAATCTGCATCTACCAAATCGAAGAACATTTTATACGGTTATTTATTTAACATCAGGACTTATTACGTTGAATATTGACAAGTATAACTGTCAATTACAGCAACAACAGGTTATGTTTTTCAGCCCTAGTACCGTATTGAGTTTGTTGACAGAAAATGATCAAAAAGACGGTTGGGTTATTTTATTTGAAGAGCATTTTTTTACGCAACGGTACAACGATAATGTACTGCATCATTTTTCATTTTTAAAAACGCAAAAGATGCAACCCCAAAATGTTGCTGTTGAACAGCAATTAGGTTGGCCTATGATTTTAGAAACAATGCATCGCGAATATTTATTTAGCCATCCTGACGCTAAAAATATACTGCGTTCCTACTTGAATATTTTTTTGGGAACACTCAGCCGCAATGTCAATACTGAAGGAACTGAAATACCAAAAAATGAAAAAGAGGAGAAGGTGATCTCTTTTGAACGCTTGATCAGCGAGCAATTTGCGCATGAGCGCTTACCTTCATTCTATGCTGATCAGCTTTTTATTTCCACGAATTATCTCAATCGTTTGTGTCAGGAAAGGAGAGGGATATCTGCTGGCCAACTGATAAGGGAGCGCGTACTGATGGAGGCTGAACGCCTCCTCATTCATACCTATAAGAATATTTCGGAAATCTCTTTTGAACTTGGTTTTGAAAATGTATCCTATTTTATTACTTTCTTTAAAAAGAAATATGGTGTGAGTCCTGAAGAATTTAGGAAAAAGCAGTAA
- a CDS encoding FixH family protein, which yields MKRIIKITILYITLILVQTSFYGCNNMTKSTATQSENKHASNSIDLSNMIMLGDTTFAGHQVSLWTPDSLTNKFESLYLRLEDGKGNPINDQEVNYEITMDMGMMSHGGPYDALVNKGNGIFQADMVFIMANMKDMGRGWLFKTLLKGKDKTDTLTFALPVQQATIPRTIATGTTTDDRVFVSCLIPNEVESGKHNIEFALHKMDKETFTNLDGYTIAVEPFMPAMKHGSPENKDAESKGNGRYSGLVNFTMSGDWVIKVKLLKNGETVSQDSLVYPIKIK from the coding sequence ATGAAGCGTATAATAAAAATAACGATCCTTTACATCACATTAATTCTAGTACAGACATCTTTCTACGGCTGCAATAATATGACGAAATCAACTGCAACACAGTCAGAAAATAAACATGCTTCAAATAGCATAGATCTTTCCAATATGATCATGCTTGGAGACACAACCTTTGCAGGTCATCAAGTATCACTCTGGACACCAGATAGTCTAACCAATAAATTTGAAAGCCTATACTTGAGATTAGAAGATGGAAAAGGAAATCCAATAAATGACCAAGAAGTAAATTACGAAATCACAATGGATATGGGAATGATGTCCCATGGTGGACCTTATGACGCTCTAGTCAACAAAGGAAACGGCATTTTTCAAGCTGATATGGTATTTATCATGGCCAATATGAAGGATATGGGGAGAGGATGGCTATTCAAAACTTTACTCAAAGGAAAAGATAAAACAGATACCTTGACTTTTGCCCTCCCAGTACAACAAGCGACTATACCCCGCACTATAGCTACAGGAACAACGACAGATGATCGCGTATTCGTATCCTGTTTAATTCCTAATGAGGTCGAGTCAGGTAAGCACAATATCGAATTTGCCTTACACAAAATGGACAAAGAGACCTTTACCAATCTAGATGGATATACCATAGCAGTAGAACCTTTTATGCCTGCTATGAAACATGGCTCTCCAGAGAATAAAGATGCTGAAAGCAAGGGAAATGGCCGTTATTCCGGCTTAGTCAATTTCACGATGTCTGGAGACTGGGTTATCAAAGTTAAGCTTTTGAAAAATGGGGAAACAGTATCACAAGATAGTTTGGTCTATCCTATCAAAATCAAATAA
- a CDS encoding cytochrome-c peroxidase translates to MMIGKGLIVGVFTSIVLSLCTISCCKVQVDNPLPDQTPTPLMLKVPDHFPAPTKMLDNPLTVEGVNLGRHLFYDPLLSANMQVSCASCHHQERAFADGVPLTAAGVSGKTLERHSPTLINLAWADQGFFWDGGATNLESQAFGPLTHADEMGMSLVTLANRLIASEFYVNLFQQAFAEKPSAQGAAKALAQFQRTLISSNSRYDSYRSGQDLKALSAGELRGMHLVKQKCGTCHSGELFTDNAFHNNGIDDDFTDDSNEWIHRGRYRISFNPIDLGAFKTPTLRNVTRSAPYMHDGRFKSLDQVLQHYRSGTKHSPVTDRLLYDQNENPGIAMSDKEMTEIKSFLEALTDDIFLNETNFSNPNKK, encoded by the coding sequence ATGATGATAGGCAAAGGACTAATAGTAGGAGTTTTCACAAGCATAGTGTTAAGCTTGTGCACGATCTCATGTTGTAAAGTACAAGTGGACAATCCGCTACCGGATCAAACTCCTACTCCTTTGATGCTAAAAGTCCCGGACCATTTTCCGGCACCAACAAAGATGCTCGACAACCCCCTGACGGTTGAAGGAGTAAATCTAGGTCGTCATCTTTTTTATGACCCCTTGTTATCTGCAAATATGCAGGTAAGCTGTGCAAGCTGTCATCATCAAGAACGAGCATTTGCAGATGGAGTGCCACTTACGGCTGCAGGTGTATCAGGAAAAACACTTGAGCGGCATTCTCCGACATTGATTAATCTAGCATGGGCTGATCAAGGATTTTTTTGGGACGGTGGTGCAACAAATCTAGAATCACAGGCCTTTGGACCGCTTACGCATGCTGACGAAATGGGAATGTCCTTAGTCACTTTGGCCAACCGGCTGATAGCTAGTGAATTTTACGTCAACTTATTTCAGCAAGCTTTTGCTGAAAAACCATCAGCACAAGGTGCCGCAAAAGCATTGGCGCAATTTCAGCGAACCTTGATATCGAGCAATTCGCGTTATGACAGTTATCGAAGTGGGCAAGATTTGAAAGCCCTTTCCGCAGGGGAACTACGTGGAATGCATCTTGTAAAACAAAAATGTGGGACATGCCATAGTGGAGAACTGTTCACAGACAATGCTTTCCATAATAACGGTATTGATGATGACTTTACCGATGACTCCAACGAATGGATACATCGCGGACGTTATCGCATATCTTTTAATCCGATAGATCTGGGTGCCTTTAAAACACCAACACTAAGAAACGTAACACGCTCTGCCCCATATATGCACGATGGAAGATTTAAATCGCTTGATCAGGTGTTGCAGCACTACAGATCTGGTACTAAGCATAGTCCGGTAACAGACCGACTTCTTTACGATCAAAATGAAAATCCTGGCATAGCCATGAGCGATAAAGAAATGACAGAAATAAAATCATTTCTAGAAGCATTGACAGACGATATATTTTTAAATGAAACCAATTTTTCTAATCCAAATAAGAAATGA
- a CDS encoding SCO family protein, with amino-acid sequence MLSKYKHTLLGCASIALFMGMVGCASSSQNKELPILGEKEIISTSKDGITQSDTSYHRIPQFRFVDQDSNWISNEDLKGKIYLADFFFTRCPTICPIMSKHMLEVAKHFQNEPRFAILSHTIDPDHDTPSVLKTYAQKLGAPDLWKFVNGPKATVYDIAGAAGYFSFATESPDAPGGFDHSGVFTLVDGKGHIRGVYSGIEMDSVKVAIQDIQQLLDQR; translated from the coding sequence ATGTTATCAAAATATAAACATACACTTCTTGGCTGTGCATCTATTGCGCTGTTCATGGGTATGGTAGGATGCGCATCATCTAGCCAAAATAAAGAACTGCCCATTTTAGGGGAGAAAGAAATCATTTCCACTTCAAAAGATGGTATTACACAAAGTGATACAAGCTATCATCGTATACCCCAATTTCGTTTTGTGGATCAAGATAGTAACTGGATCAGCAATGAAGATTTAAAAGGTAAAATATATCTTGCCGATTTCTTTTTCACTCGCTGCCCTACCATCTGTCCGATCATGTCCAAACACATGCTTGAGGTAGCCAAACATTTTCAGAACGAGCCACGTTTTGCCATCCTTTCGCATACCATAGATCCAGATCATGATACGCCATCGGTTTTAAAAACCTATGCTCAAAAACTGGGCGCACCAGACCTATGGAAATTTGTCAATGGCCCAAAAGCAACAGTATATGACATTGCGGGAGCCGCAGGTTATTTCTCATTTGCCACAGAAAGCCCAGATGCACCAGGTGGTTTTGATCATAGTGGTGTATTTACACTCGTAGATGGAAAAGGGCATATAAGAGGTGTCTACAGTGGTATTGAGATGGACTCCGTAAAAGTTGCCATACAAGATATTCAACAATTATTGGATCAGCGATAA
- a CDS encoding MbnP family protein — translation MKKDKTNVGSRTALTAMIILLLTITVACSKTEAPTPDEEKTGQFSIEFDNIMGEETLSFEPRVYKNAKGESFRIKLLQYFISNIKLYKADGSSYTVPQDDSYFLVNAADRTTRFTKVKVPEGNYEKVEFVIGVDSARSSMPVEKRTGVLSFNPEEGHEGGGMYWGWNSGYIFFKMEGYCDLISDNQQGDPTGNKQFKYHIGGFGGYNAPTLNNIKTITVDLKTAGTAQVREGLRSNVHLFVDIMKIFNGPHTFSIVEHPNVMFSEYSVNIANNFPHFFTHDHTENFVKSEDEL, via the coding sequence ATGAAAAAAGACAAAACAAATGTAGGCAGTAGAACCGCTCTTACAGCGATGATAATCCTGCTATTAACAATAACAGTAGCATGCAGCAAAACTGAAGCACCTACCCCCGATGAAGAAAAAACTGGACAATTCTCTATCGAATTTGACAATATAATGGGCGAAGAAACTTTGAGTTTCGAACCCCGAGTTTATAAAAATGCAAAGGGAGAATCCTTTAGAATTAAATTGTTGCAATATTTCATCAGCAACATCAAGCTCTATAAAGCAGATGGCAGTAGCTATACAGTACCTCAGGATGACAGTTATTTTTTAGTAAACGCAGCCGATCGTACCACACGTTTCACCAAAGTAAAAGTGCCCGAAGGAAACTATGAAAAAGTTGAATTTGTCATCGGTGTAGACAGTGCAAGAAGTTCGATGCCTGTAGAAAAACGGACTGGCGTACTATCATTTAATCCAGAAGAAGGACACGAAGGTGGAGGTATGTACTGGGGATGGAACAGCGGTTATATCTTCTTTAAGATGGAAGGTTACTGCGATTTGATCTCCGACAATCAACAAGGAGATCCCACTGGAAATAAACAGTTCAAATATCATATCGGTGGGTTTGGAGGTTACAATGCCCCCACCTTGAACAATATCAAGACCATTACAGTAGATCTGAAAACTGCAGGAACAGCACAAGTGAGAGAAGGGTTACGCAGTAACGTCCACCTATTTGTCGATATCATGAAAATATTCAATGGTCCACACACATTCAGTATTGTGGAGCATCCCAATGTCATGTTCAGTGAATACAGTGTGAATATTGCCAACAATTTCCCGCATTTTTTCACACATGATCATACCGAAAATTTTGTGAAAAGTGAAGATGAATTATAA
- a CDS encoding c-type cytochrome — MKSISSISILVSCCIFSMVACNANNSADSGAKKNEPAVEEPTPVTLQVNDFLKEGNKGVGGITSFEHKPFDQKLADEGNKLFIVKCTMCHEIKEDKIGPALYGVTKKRTPEWMMNMILTPDKMLAEDADAIALSKSYDGAMAALGLNPQEAIAILEYLRQEDSK; from the coding sequence ATGAAATCTATTAGCTCCATATCCATACTCGTATCATGCTGTATATTCAGCATGGTTGCATGTAATGCTAACAACTCTGCAGACTCAGGTGCAAAAAAAAACGAACCTGCTGTTGAAGAACCCACTCCAGTAACGCTTCAAGTAAATGATTTTCTAAAAGAAGGAAATAAAGGTGTAGGCGGCATCACGAGTTTTGAACACAAACCATTCGATCAAAAATTAGCCGATGAGGGCAATAAATTATTCATTGTTAAGTGTACGATGTGTCATGAAATCAAGGAAGATAAAATAGGTCCAGCACTTTATGGCGTCACAAAAAAAAGAACGCCAGAATGGATGATGAACATGATCTTGACCCCTGATAAGATGCTAGCAGAAGATGCAGATGCAATAGCACTCAGCAAATCTTACGATGGAGCAATGGCGGCTCTAGGTTTAAACCCTCAAGAAGCAATTGCAATTCTGGAATACCTGAGACAAGAAGATTCGAAATAG